From the Tigriopus californicus strain San Diego chromosome 4, Tcal_SD_v2.1, whole genome shotgun sequence genome, the window CCATAGAAAGACACGCCCTATCATGCTAACTTGTACCTTCTCCTTCTACATCCTCCTAGATTCAATGAATAGTACTACCACATAGAGCACTGGCAATGGGTGATCAGACTGAAAAATCTTCATCTCTAGAATGAATCAAGAGGGCTGGTTGGCGTCATGCGAGGCCCCAATCATCAGATGAAGTGGAAGGCCTTGAAAAAGTGTTGTGAAGTACCTCGTTCAGTCCTGTCAGATTGTTCCTGAGAATTTGGAAAATGTGCAATTATACCTAGAATTCGACATCTGCATTGGGAAACGAGCGCACGAACCACATTCAAAGCATAATCCGAAGATTGGCTAATTACTGGCAATGGGAGAGGAAAAGTCACGAGCAAAAACCGCATAGTCGATAATCTCTGGGAATAAATATCATGGATCCTtgttgttcatattttttcacttcaagTTCCGAGTTCCGACAACCGAGATCATTGAGAACCAAATTCGATTTGTCCACAGATTTGATGATGTTGGCATCCAACCTCGCCAAGATAGTGAGTGGTGTTTGATAACGGTGGTTTtaatcaaatacaaaaaaaccaTTGGTCGACAACAGTCGAATCCGCTCAATTGAGAAGATTAACCACACTGAACTGGCCCTCCCAGCCCACGAGTCATTGACCTATTTCAAAAATGGCGTGATGTAAACACATACATGACATAATAACTCATCtgcccatttttttaataatcaaGAACCCATGAGCCAGGCAATTTAGCACCAGGTAAAGTAGAAACCGGGAACCATGGCTCAGACTGAAGCTTCCAAATATCGATTTAATGGACATCTTAGATATTCCGGTTATGCAACATCCACCTCCCAAACCAGAATCTACATCATTATGGCTGAACCATCTCCCAAGCTCGACCAAAAGGTGTGGCTTTTCATTTCgctaccttttttttttatcaaccagCACAGGTTGAGAGGAGTCAGAAATCCAACTTTCCGTTGCGTCCCTATCGTCCAAATCCACGCAACCTTTGAATTCACTCAACCCACGTTGAAATCGAgtcccaaaacaacaacaaacataGTTCCTCATTCAAGTCAACTCTTGGTTTCGTCTCTTGTACCATCTCAGTTTGGTTGTTTGGTTCTTTGGCCCTGGGTTAGGCGTCATGAAACGCAAGACCAGCTCGGACTGGAACACGATGGGCCCTCGAACCGCCTCTAGTCCCACCCTTGCGGGATTTAAGCACCCACGATGGGACGATTCGACCAGTTCGCCTAATTCACGTCGGGTGATGATGCCCACAGGGGCCTTAGGCGGGGGATCGGGTAGATCCGGATCCGAGGGGGGGAGTGCCAATGATTTGGTCATGCTCCAGCAGCGACGGAATCTGCCCATGGCTGCAGCCCGACCTCGGTAAATGATGGTGGTTTATGAAATTGTCATGTTATTGACGCAAACCAAAGAGGTGGTTTCCAAACATGAATCACATGAGTTCGAGTTGGATTTCTTGCCGAAGCGTATCAATGAAAAATCCTCTTGGGACCGGTCGGTCATTGTGTTTTGGGGTAGCCCAAATCTATTGGATTGAACAAccatatttttgtttccatttgttGACTGTTTATAGGTAATAGATGATGTATATCATAAATCATAGAAAGTAAAAGTCATCGATAAATTGATTTCTATCTGATTTTGAATCCTTGTAGTACTTAAATCCAAGAGTGATTCTATTGATATTAGGAATTAGTGAAGGTTAACGGTATATGATATAGTTTGTTACCATCAAAAATGGTTGTCCAACCCCAGGAAAATCGATTTTCTTAGATCTGCATCTGCCGGCATATCAATTAGCAACACTACAGTTTGTCTTCACGTTAGCGCAGTAACCATATTTTTTCCAGATTTCTGAGTGAAGTCGCCAAGCACGAAACGGTCATTCTCATTGGCGAAACGGGTTGCGGCAAGACCACTCAAATCCCGCAATATCTCCACGAAGCCCGATTAGAAGCTCCCCATGCCATAGCCATCACCCAGCCACGTCGTATGGCGGCCATTTCCATCGCCAAACGCGTGGCCCAAGAGATGCGGGTCAGTATCGGGTCCCTGGTCGGGTACAAAGTACGTTTCGAAGATTGCACGGACACAGTCAGCCGACTCATCTATCTGACCGATGGAATGTTGCTTCGAGAAGCCATGTTAGGTAGATTTGAATAAGAACCCTGCCACCGTGCTAAGAATCTGCCATTCTCGATCACATCCTAAACTCATATGTTTAGATCCACTTTTGAGTCGATACTCCTGGATTGTCTTGGACGAAGCCCACGAACGGACCATCAGTACGGATATCTTATTCGGAGTGGTGAAGGCTGCTCAACGCGAACGCAGAGTGACCACCACCAATTTGTGCCCCCTCAAAGTGATTGTGATGTCCGCTACCTTGGATGCGGATAAGTTTTCCGACTACTTCCACAAGGCTCCTATACTGTTCGTTTCTGGGCGGCAATTTCCTGTTGATGTTCGCCATGTCCGAGATTCCCAGGACGATTGGCAAAGTGCCACACTCTCCACCTTGTTTCAAATCCATCAAGAGGCTCCGGAGCGGTAGGATGATGATCCCTTAATTTGATCTAAAATTCGGATAATTAACGGCGTTATTCCTTCTTCTGATGCAGTCATGACATGTTAGTGTTCCTCACCGGCCAAGAGGAAATCGAGACGATGATGCGGCAAATCCGACGCATAGCTAAAGATATATCCGGTCCGAAGATGACTTTATTGTGCCTTTATGCGGCTCAACAGACCGCCATACAACAAAAAGTGTTCTTTCCCACAAAAGCCGGATGTCGCAAAATCGTGCTTTCCACCAATATCGCCGAAACGTCGCTGACCATACCTGGAATCCGTTATGTGATCGACTCGTGTCGAGTCAAGGCCAAGTGAGAATTGATTGCTGAGGCAAATGATATTAGAAGGTCTTTATGGCCCAACATTGGATTTGTTTATGTTCCAATAACGCTTTCAGAGTTCATCAACCTAGCACAGGTTTGGATATGCTGAAAGTGGTAAGGATCTCCCAAGCTCAAGCTTGGCAACGAACGGGTCGTGCGGGTCGCGATGCCGAAGGTCAATGTTACAGAATGGTCACTAGAGCTGTAAGAAATGATCTCTATTTTTGGAGGTAGTCGAAACTCGCTAGTCACG encodes:
- the LOC131878728 gene encoding ATP-dependent RNA helicase DHX33-like gives rise to the protein MKRKTSSDWNTMGPRTASSPTLAGFKHPRWDDSTSSPNSRRVMMPTGALGGGSGRSGSEGGSANDLVMLQQRRNLPMAAARPRFLSEVAKHETVILIGETGCGKTTQIPQYLHEARLEAPHAIAITQPRRMAAISIAKRVAQEMRVSIGSLVGYKVRFEDCTDTVSRLIYLTDGMLLREAMLDPLLSRYSWIVLDEAHERTISTDILFGVVKAAQRERRVTTTNLCPLKVIVMSATLDADKFSDYFHKAPILFVSGRQFPVDVRHVRDSQDDWQSATLSTLFQIHQEAPERHDMLVFLTGQEEIETMMRQIRRIAKDISGPKMTLLCLYAAQQTAIQQKVFFPTKAGCRKIVLSTNIAETSLTIPGIRYVIDSCRVKAKVHQPSTGLDMLKVVRISQAQAWQRTGRAGRDAEGQCYRMVTRAEFDRLPKDSTPEILRCNLSNVILQILSIGVKDILKFDFMQRPPGDAIEGALRQLKLLGGVDDQNQLTPEGKKMAAFPIDPKLTKMILRAKDLGVTEEIVSIVALMSGESILVTPTAKKEEALNSRRKFVSSEGDLITYLKIFRAFKSSNNKDQWCQQHFVHQRNMTFALEIRKQLIDLCHKLNIPIQSNVGQTDLIRRAIAEGMFVNVAKLTREGYYVTLDSRQQARIHPSSVMFQTKPELVVFTELISTQKNYIRNLTLVDANWLLEAQPDYYRQHRIVTGD